A window from Chitinophagales bacterium encodes these proteins:
- a CDS encoding TerB family tellurite resistance protein produces MKKLLILLTLVIHSTCFSQSQEAKQLLLNVEKLAQLKLMLSHMKTGYQILEKGYTSIKNISQGNFNLHRDFLDGLLQVSPAVKQYSKVADIIRVQLKLVKESKAALAEFRGTKQFTITEIEYLGNVYANLLKECLKTLDELAMVVTAGKLRMSDDERLQAIDKIYDEVMEQYTFLNEFNNGTAILSLQREKEKMDIDLMRKVHGLK; encoded by the coding sequence ATGAAAAAGTTACTGATACTGCTGACACTGGTTATTCACAGCACCTGTTTTTCACAATCACAGGAAGCCAAGCAACTCCTTCTGAATGTAGAAAAACTGGCTCAGCTAAAACTCATGCTCTCGCATATGAAGACAGGTTACCAGATTCTGGAGAAGGGCTATACCTCAATCAAAAATATTTCTCAGGGCAATTTCAACCTGCACCGGGATTTCCTGGACGGATTGTTACAGGTCAGTCCTGCTGTAAAGCAATACAGTAAGGTTGCGGACATTATCAGGGTTCAATTGAAACTGGTGAAAGAAAGTAAAGCTGCACTCGCAGAATTCCGGGGCACCAAACAATTTACGATAACTGAAATCGAGTACCTGGGAAATGTATATGCCAACCTGCTGAAAGAATGTCTGAAAACACTGGATGAACTGGCTATGGTGGTCACGGCAGGTAAACTTCGTATGAGTGATGATGAACGGCTGCAGGCTATTGACAAAATATATGATGAGGTGATGGAGCAATATACTTTCCTGAATGAATTCAATAACGGCACCGCTATCCTCTCTCTGCAACGAGAAAAGGAGAAGATGGATATTGATTTAATGAGAAAGGTCCACGGTTTAAAATGA
- the traK gene encoding conjugative transposon protein TraK — protein sequence MFRTTKNIDTAFRQVRLFSIGVLVVCLILTLFISYKSYQLASQSQQKIFILANGKALEAYAADRKDNIPVEARDHVKMFHHYFFTMDPDDKVISNNLTKALYLADGSAKQQYDNLKENGFYTNLISGNISQEIQADSIIINTNDYPYYFRYKGLQKIIRPTTIVTRSLITEGYLRNVSRSDNNAHGFLIERWKTLENADLKVENRQ from the coding sequence ATGTTCAGAACAACTAAAAATATAGACACCGCATTCCGGCAGGTAAGGCTTTTTTCCATTGGAGTCTTGGTTGTTTGCCTGATACTGACTTTGTTCATCAGTTACAAAAGTTACCAGTTAGCGAGTCAGTCGCAGCAAAAGATATTCATCCTGGCGAATGGAAAGGCCCTGGAAGCTTATGCCGCTGACCGGAAGGATAATATACCGGTAGAGGCCCGTGATCATGTAAAGATGTTCCATCACTATTTCTTTACGATGGATCCGGATGATAAGGTGATCAGCAATAATCTGACTAAGGCGCTTTACCTCGCCGATGGTTCTGCCAAACAGCAATATGACAACCTGAAAGAAAATGGGTTTTACACGAACCTGATTTCGGGAAATATCAGCCAGGAGATACAGGCGGACAGTATCATCATCAACACCAATGATTACCCGTACTATTTCCGGTACAAGGGGCTGCAGAAGATTATCAGGCCCACCACCATCGTCACACGAAGCCTGATAACGGAAGGATACCTGAGAAATGTTTCCCGTTCAGATAATAATGCCCATGGGTTTTTGATCGAGCGGTGGAAAACGCTGGAGAATGCTGACCTAAAAGTTGAAAACCGGCAATGA
- a CDS encoding TraG family conjugative transposon ATPase — protein sequence MEKQIKDILPIFGVEHDCILSKQGDVTIAYEVQLPELFTLSDQEYEVLHQTLIRAIKILPSGTVFHKQDWFTESKHAADFSAIGVSFLSRASERFFNERPYLDHQCYILLTKKPAGRKPGSSLFSNLLRRSIVPEQTLKPQLLQDFLDNAGQFERILNDSGLMQLKRLTNEELSGEQQYCGLVERYLNLQPNEKSFILHDISFDDGLKVGPNHCQLFTLADAADLPSYCGSRINYDKYSTDKTKFSVGFASPLGQLLPCNHIYNQYIFIEDPQKTIQKLESKRLRLHSLSAYSRENAISRDATNEFLNEAISQQRLPVKSHFNVLVWTDSKDGLKDTRNLVSSALSQMDAVPKQELSGVPQIFWAGIPGNEADFPMNDSFDTFAEQACCFLNLETNYRSSVSPCGIRLGDRQYGKPVHVDISDEPMKKGLITNRNKFILGPSGSGKSFFTNHMVRSYYEQGTHVVLVDVGHSYKGLCQLVKGYYFTYEEKNPIRFNPFHIGEGDMLDTEKKESIKTLLLALWKKDNETFNRSEYVALSNALQLYYTPAPEGEKEVFKCFDTFYEFLQTDFVEVLKRDEVKEKDFDVSNFLYVLRPYYKGGEFDYLLNATENLDLLQERFIVFELDNIKDHPILFPVVTIIIMEVFISKMRKLKGIRKMILIEEAWKAIAREGMAEYIKYLFKTVRKFFGEAIVVTQEVEDIISSPVVKQAIINNSDCKILLDQSKYQNKFDQIQELLGLTEKEKAQVLSINKANDPGKKYKEVFISLGGMLSKVYRVEVSAEEYLAYTTEETEKFKVMQLAEQFNGNIEKAITHYLNNKNQVL from the coding sequence GTGGAAAAACAAATAAAAGATATACTACCCATTTTTGGCGTGGAGCATGATTGCATTTTGTCCAAGCAAGGTGATGTTACCATTGCTTATGAAGTGCAACTACCCGAACTCTTTACCTTGTCAGACCAGGAGTACGAAGTATTGCACCAAACCCTGATCCGTGCCATTAAGATACTTCCTTCGGGAACCGTCTTTCATAAGCAGGACTGGTTCACCGAATCCAAACATGCTGCAGATTTCAGCGCTATCGGCGTTAGTTTTTTATCCCGTGCCAGCGAACGGTTTTTTAATGAACGGCCTTACCTGGATCACCAGTGTTATATCCTACTGACCAAAAAGCCAGCCGGGAGAAAACCCGGTTCCTCTCTATTTTCCAATTTACTGCGGCGGTCCATTGTTCCGGAGCAAACATTGAAGCCACAGCTTTTACAGGATTTCCTGGATAATGCGGGACAGTTTGAACGTATTCTCAATGACAGCGGGTTAATGCAATTGAAAAGACTTACCAATGAAGAACTGAGCGGTGAACAACAATACTGCGGACTAGTAGAACGATACCTGAACCTGCAACCCAATGAAAAATCCTTTATTCTCCATGATATCAGCTTTGATGATGGCCTGAAAGTCGGACCCAATCATTGCCAGTTGTTTACTCTTGCCGATGCCGCTGATTTACCATCTTATTGCGGTTCCCGGATCAACTATGACAAGTACTCTACAGATAAAACTAAGTTCAGTGTTGGCTTTGCCTCTCCATTAGGGCAACTGTTACCCTGCAATCATATTTATAACCAGTACATTTTTATTGAAGACCCGCAGAAAACGATTCAGAAACTGGAAAGCAAGAGACTCCGGCTGCATTCTCTGAGTGCCTATTCGAGAGAAAATGCCATTAGCCGGGATGCCACCAATGAATTTTTGAATGAAGCCATCAGCCAGCAAAGACTACCTGTGAAATCCCATTTCAATGTGTTAGTGTGGACGGATAGTAAAGACGGGTTGAAGGACACAAGAAACCTGGTATCATCAGCCCTGTCCCAGATGGATGCGGTACCGAAGCAAGAGCTGTCGGGGGTGCCTCAGATCTTCTGGGCGGGCATACCGGGTAATGAAGCCGACTTTCCCATGAATGATTCATTTGACACATTTGCTGAACAGGCCTGTTGCTTCCTGAACCTGGAGACCAATTACCGGTCATCGGTTTCTCCCTGTGGAATCCGATTAGGCGACCGGCAGTATGGCAAACCGGTGCATGTGGACATCAGTGATGAGCCGATGAAAAAAGGCTTGATCACCAACCGGAATAAATTTATTCTGGGGCCTTCCGGAAGCGGAAAGAGTTTTTTTACCAATCATATGGTGCGTTCCTACTATGAACAGGGAACACATGTTGTGCTGGTGGATGTAGGGCATAGTTATAAAGGGCTTTGCCAGCTAGTGAAAGGATATTATTTCACTTATGAGGAAAAGAATCCCATTCGTTTCAATCCCTTTCATATCGGGGAAGGCGATATGCTGGATACCGAAAAAAAGGAAAGCATCAAGACTTTATTACTGGCTCTTTGGAAAAAGGATAATGAAACGTTTAATCGCAGCGAGTATGTTGCACTTTCCAATGCTTTGCAGCTTTATTATACCCCCGCCCCTGAAGGGGAGAAGGAAGTTTTCAAATGCTTTGATACTTTTTATGAATTTCTGCAAACCGATTTTGTTGAAGTACTGAAGCGGGATGAAGTCAAGGAAAAGGATTTTGATGTTTCAAATTTTTTATATGTACTCCGGCCATACTATAAAGGTGGCGAATTTGATTACCTGCTGAATGCCACCGAAAACCTGGACCTGTTACAGGAACGATTTATCGTTTTTGAACTGGATAATATCAAAGATCACCCGATCCTGTTCCCGGTCGTTACGATCATCATCATGGAAGTGTTTATTTCAAAGATGCGGAAACTGAAAGGTATCCGTAAGATGATCCTGATTGAGGAGGCCTGGAAGGCGATTGCCCGGGAGGGTATGGCAGAGTATATCAAGTATCTTTTTAAAACGGTCCGTAAGTTCTTTGGCGAAGCCATCGTAGTAACCCAGGAGGTAGAAGATATTATTTCCTCCCCGGTTGTGAAGCAGGCCATTATTAATAATTCTGATTGTAAGATACTTCTTGATCAGTCCAAATACCAGAACAAGTTTGACCAGATCCAGGAATTACTCGGGCTGACTGAAAAAGAAAAAGCCCAGGTGCTTTCTATCAATAAGGCCAACGATCCCGGTAAAAAATATAAAGAGGTTTTTATATCCCTCGGAGGTATGCTTTCCAAAGTTTACCGGGTGGAAGTATCTGCAGAGGAATACCTGGCCTATACAACAGAAGAAACTGAAAAATTCAAAGTAATGCAACTGGCCGAGCAATTTAACGGGAATATAGAAAAAGCGATTACTCATTATTTAAACAATAAAAACCAAGTATTATGA
- a CDS encoding conjugal transfer protein TraI yields the protein MKKLMITLAILLSVHCQAQFPIAEIIKAGIKKVIVAVDLKIQKLQNKTIWLQNAQKTLENVLSKTKLTEISGWVEKQRKLYDEYFQELKKVKNALSYYHRIKDIIEDQVAMVKEYKATWALFRQDRNFSAAELEYMSEVYTGMLGESVKAIDQLLLVVNAFTTQMTDAARMEIINTAADEMEKGFMDLKEFNNQNKLISLQRASARGEIEYIKKLYGLTPNP from the coding sequence ATGAAAAAATTAATGATAACGCTGGCGATACTTCTGAGTGTGCATTGCCAGGCCCAGTTTCCGATAGCCGAGATTATCAAAGCCGGTATCAAAAAAGTGATTGTGGCGGTTGACCTGAAGATCCAGAAACTCCAGAATAAAACGATCTGGCTGCAGAATGCCCAAAAAACCTTGGAGAATGTTTTATCCAAAACGAAGTTAACAGAGATCAGCGGTTGGGTGGAAAAGCAGCGAAAACTCTATGATGAGTATTTCCAGGAACTAAAGAAGGTAAAAAATGCGCTTAGTTATTATCACCGGATCAAAGATATAATTGAAGACCAGGTGGCCATGGTAAAGGAATACAAGGCAACCTGGGCCCTGTTCCGGCAGGACCGGAATTTTTCGGCCGCAGAACTGGAGTATATGAGCGAGGTCTATACCGGAATGCTGGGAGAAAGTGTCAAGGCTATTGACCAGTTGCTCCTTGTTGTGAATGCCTTTACCACCCAGATGACTGATGCGGCAAGGATGGAAATTATCAATACAGCCGCTGATGAAATGGAAAAGGGGTTCATGGACCTGAAAGAGTTTAACAACCAGAATAAACTTATCAGTCTTCAGCGGGCATCTGCGAGAGGTGAGATCGAATATATTAAAAAATTATACGGATTAACCCCCAACCCCTAA
- the traJ gene encoding conjugative transposon protein TraJ encodes MRVFVRLICVLVVLLLPSVADAQIATRIRSMHEVLEQLYDDMMPLCSRLIGVGRGIAGFAATWYIATRVWGHIARAEAIDFYPLFRPFVLGFAILIFPSVIQLINQLMKPTVTGTAQMVKDSDAAVAQLLKMKEDAIKTTAYWQMYVGETGRGDRDKWYKYHYGDKKEGWLKSIGNNIRFAFDKFGYNLRNQIKQWMAEVLKVLFEAAALCINTIRTFYMIVLAILGPLVFGIAVFDGFQHTLTVWIARYLNIFLWLPVANIFGGIMGKIQENMLKEDLQQIATNGDTFFSTTDTAYLIFMIIGIIGYFTVPSVANYIIHAGGNNALLQKVTNIMSTSVRNTASGSASMTKDAMGAAYNRLANSMADSSASGGYFKDKIEGK; translated from the coding sequence ATGAGAGTATTTGTGAGATTGATTTGTGTGTTGGTGGTTTTATTATTGCCTTCTGTGGCGGATGCCCAGATCGCCACCCGTATACGTTCCATGCACGAAGTGCTGGAACAACTTTATGACGATATGATGCCTTTGTGCAGCCGTTTAATAGGTGTTGGAAGGGGTATTGCCGGTTTTGCTGCCACCTGGTATATTGCCACCAGAGTATGGGGGCATATTGCCCGTGCGGAGGCTATTGATTTTTATCCACTGTTCCGGCCCTTTGTGCTGGGTTTTGCTATTTTGATTTTCCCTTCCGTTATCCAACTCATCAACCAGTTGATGAAACCCACCGTTACCGGTACTGCCCAGATGGTAAAAGATTCCGATGCAGCCGTAGCGCAATTGTTAAAGATGAAGGAGGATGCCATCAAAACAACAGCCTATTGGCAGATGTATGTGGGTGAGACCGGAAGGGGCGACCGGGATAAATGGTATAAGTATCATTACGGAGATAAAAAAGAAGGATGGCTGAAAAGTATCGGCAATAATATCCGCTTTGCTTTTGACAAATTTGGCTATAACCTCCGTAACCAGATCAAACAATGGATGGCAGAAGTATTAAAGGTATTATTTGAGGCCGCTGCTCTTTGCATCAATACCATCCGCACTTTTTATATGATCGTTCTGGCGATCCTTGGCCCGTTGGTATTTGGTATAGCGGTCTTTGATGGCTTTCAGCATACCCTCACCGTATGGATCGCCCGTTATCTGAATATATTCTTGTGGCTGCCGGTTGCCAACATCTTCGGTGGCATCATGGGTAAGATCCAGGAGAATATGCTCAAAGAAGATCTGCAGCAGATAGCCACTAATGGTGATACGTTTTTCTCTACCACCGATACGGCTTACCTGATATTTATGATCATCGGGATCATTGGTTATTTCACTGTCCCCTCCGTGGCAAACTATATCATCCATGCAGGTGGTAATAATGCCCTGCTGCAAAAAGTAACCAACATCATGAGCACTTCTGTCCGCAATACCGCCAGCGGATCAGCGTCGATGACAAAGGATGCTATGGGTGCTGCATATAACCGGTTGGCTAATAGTATGGCTGACAGCAGCGCCTCCGGTGGATATTTCAAAGATAAAATTGAAGGAAAGTAA